The DNA region TGCAAGTGTGCAAGCGTACCCGCCGCTAGCGGCTCAAATCCGCGAGCGCGAAGCTGAGTCGGCTGACTTGCACTACGCGTTGCTGACTCAGATGCGCACTAGCTTCATCCACCCGCTGCCTCGCGAAGATATGTATGCCCTTTCCAGGATTCTCAATGAAGCCATGGAAAAGCTTGATGCAGCTGCGGAATTGCTCATTCTGTACAAAATTGAACGGGTACCGCGCAGAGCTTCTGACCAGCTTGAAGTGATCGCTCGGCAATCCGAGCTTACGGTGAACGCGATGCGTTCACTCGACGATTTAGATGGTCTAGAAGATTACTGGATCGAGATGTTACGGCTTGCCAAACGGGCTGAGCGAACGCATCGCGTCTT from Renibacterium salmoninarum ATCC 33209 includes:
- a CDS encoding DUF47 domain-containing protein; this translates as MKLRLFPQERAGLNILSQMAQQLVLGVHSLSEIFGASVQAYPPLAAQIREREAESADLHYALLTQMRTSFIHPLPREDMYALSRILNEAMEKLDAAAELLILYKIERVPRRASDQLEVIARQSELTVNAMRSLDDLDGLEDYWIEMLRLAKRAERTHRVFVAELLAEAPSVNYIRQRDFADHLVAITKDFRLLATRVGSIIVKES